A window from Alkalicoccobacillus plakortidis encodes these proteins:
- a CDS encoding DNA cytosine methyltransferase, protein MSETKLNVLDLFCGCGGLSQGFLDADYNVILGVDFEEAALKTFKHNHKDSDVLLADLSKEEAIDEIAESIGNQKVDIVIGGPPCQGFSLTGSRDINDTRNTLYLAVVKAVRKFRPKAFLIENVPGIATLYNGTVKQQIINTFEDMGYNVSVSPKPLLAADYGVPQMRKRMFFVGIEKGYGSFEFPEPKYTPERYVTCSEAINDLPSRENEFGLEKDEYVKQPQSQYQEIMRKNSNKLYNHVASKHTDQVKWVISQVPEGGNHKDLPPGVGDSRKFNEAWTRYNSKKPSRTIDTGHRNHFHYKYNRVPTVRENARLQSFRDDFVFLGTRTQQNRQVGNAVPPLLSFNLAKAIHQHFQDVKNGTKKVKDIEQLNLELNI, encoded by the coding sequence ATGAGTGAAACCAAATTAAATGTACTAGATCTATTTTGTGGCTGTGGGGGACTATCACAGGGATTTCTAGATGCTGATTATAATGTGATCCTAGGTGTCGATTTTGAAGAAGCAGCATTAAAAACATTTAAGCATAATCACAAGGATTCTGATGTCTTATTAGCAGATCTCTCTAAGGAAGAAGCTATTGATGAAATTGCTGAAAGTATTGGTAACCAAAAAGTTGATATTGTTATCGGAGGCCCACCCTGCCAAGGTTTTTCTTTAACGGGCTCACGAGATATAAACGATACAAGAAATACACTATATTTAGCAGTTGTTAAAGCTGTTAGGAAATTTAGACCTAAAGCATTTTTAATTGAAAACGTACCAGGAATCGCAACATTGTATAATGGAACAGTTAAACAACAGATAATAAATACTTTTGAGGATATGGGATACAATGTATCAGTATCACCTAAACCATTATTAGCTGCTGATTATGGCGTACCACAGATGAGAAAAAGAATGTTCTTTGTGGGAATAGAAAAGGGATACGGATCTTTTGAATTTCCAGAACCAAAATATACGCCGGAGAGATATGTAACGTGTAGCGAAGCAATTAATGATTTACCAAGTAGAGAGAACGAATTTGGATTAGAAAAAGATGAATATGTAAAGCAACCTCAATCGCAATATCAAGAAATCATGAGGAAAAATAGTAATAAGCTCTATAATCATGTTGCTAGTAAGCATACAGATCAAGTTAAATGGGTTATTAGTCAGGTTCCAGAAGGCGGTAATCATAAAGATTTGCCTCCTGGTGTTGGTGATAGTAGAAAGTTTAATGAAGCTTGGACTAGATATAACAGTAAAAAGCCTTCTCGAACAATTGATACTGGCCATAGAAATCATTTTCATTACAAGTATAATAGAGTGCCAACAGTTAGAGAGAATGCGAGATTACAATCTTTTAGAGACGATTTCGTTTTTCTAGGTACGAGAACACAACAGAACAGACAGGTTGGAAATGCAGTTCCACCTCTTTTATCCTTTAATTTGGCAAAAGCCATACATCAACATTTTCAGGATGTAAAAAACGGAACTAAAAAAGTCAAAGACATAGAACAATTGAACTTAGAACTGAACATATGA
- a CDS encoding HNH endonuclease: protein MKNQLNLEDFLNPIKFINLLEKKDYLLTPVAKEKVYQKVKDKYEKQKLKESGLVFGKVLKSNELGIRPNAKRAGSFAFIAQQIAKDSKNGDIYEFIYDYHNSKNFKSDPKGRIEYRMYSSYIRNLNLNDIILMMKSPNSISDFIVGYIHPGCSNYDEVLNLINNYKVGRGSSALIPSLELITVGVAFTEMFDEDENKSNYSENESVTLNEKVVDKKFGIELPTTLSPKALADLLKQSLETDGVDRTVTILKKIKRDRRFRKAVLEAYNFKCAVTGHSIMYGDTLNVQAAHIKGKEFGGSDHLTNGLLLSLDLHWAFDRGFLAINEDFTIQVHEKMKENNILQTIERKKLLLPQNEDFWPDLKMIKYHRDNIFGKFAI from the coding sequence ATGAAAAATCAATTGAACTTAGAGGATTTTTTAAATCCAATTAAATTTATCAATCTTTTAGAGAAAAAAGATTATCTTTTAACACCAGTTGCAAAAGAGAAGGTGTATCAAAAAGTTAAAGATAAATACGAGAAGCAAAAATTGAAGGAGAGTGGGTTAGTTTTTGGAAAAGTATTAAAATCTAATGAACTGGGCATTCGTCCCAATGCTAAAAGGGCAGGTTCTTTTGCGTTTATAGCTCAACAAATTGCCAAAGATAGTAAAAATGGAGATATTTATGAATTCATATATGATTACCACAACAGTAAAAATTTTAAATCTGACCCTAAAGGGCGAATTGAATACCGCATGTATTCTAGCTACATCAGAAATTTAAATTTGAATGATATTATTCTAATGATGAAGTCGCCTAATTCAATCAGTGATTTTATAGTCGGCTATATTCATCCTGGATGTTCAAATTACGATGAGGTTTTAAATCTAATTAATAATTATAAAGTAGGAAGAGGCTCTTCAGCATTAATTCCATCACTAGAGCTAATTACTGTCGGTGTAGCATTTACTGAAATGTTTGATGAGGATGAAAATAAATCAAATTATTCAGAGAATGAGTCTGTCACATTAAATGAGAAAGTAGTTGATAAAAAATTTGGTATAGAGCTCCCAACAACATTGTCTCCTAAAGCGTTAGCTGATTTACTTAAACAAAGCTTGGAAACAGATGGTGTAGACCGTACTGTTACCATACTAAAAAAAATAAAAAGGGATCGTCGATTCCGGAAAGCAGTTTTAGAGGCCTATAATTTCAAATGTGCTGTCACTGGACATTCTATTATGTATGGGGATACACTAAACGTCCAAGCAGCTCACATTAAAGGGAAAGAATTTGGAGGGTCAGATCATCTTACTAATGGACTCCTACTTTCCTTAGATCTTCATTGGGCGTTTGATCGTGGTTTTCTTGCAATAAATGAAGACTTCACTATACAAGTACATGAGAAGATGAAAGAAAACAACATCTTGCAAACCATTGAACGTAAAAAACTTCTTTTACCACAAAATGAAGATTTCTGGCCAGATTTAAAAATGATTAAGTATCACAGGGATAACATTTTTGGAAAATTCGCAATTTAA
- the rlmH gene encoding 23S rRNA (pseudouridine(1915)-N(3))-methyltransferase RlmH — translation MNISIVTVGKLKEKYLKQGIDEYTKRLGAYAKITITEVPDEKAPENLSQEDMRIIKEKEGERILSKISQDAHVIALAIDGKMQTSEDLAANLNQLALHGKSKICYVIGGSLGLSDKVLERANEKLSFSKMTFPHQLMRLILVEQVYRGFRINRGEPYHK, via the coding sequence GTGAATATCTCCATCGTAACCGTTGGCAAACTAAAAGAAAAATACCTCAAACAAGGCATCGACGAATACACCAAACGTCTCGGTGCCTACGCCAAAATCACCATCACCGAAGTCCCCGACGAAAAAGCACCCGAGAACCTAAGCCAGGAAGACATGAGAATTATCAAAGAAAAAGAAGGAGAACGTATTTTAAGTAAAATTTCACAGGATGCTCATGTCATTGCACTTGCGATAGATGGGAAAATGCAAACCTCCGAGGATTTAGCAGCCAACCTCAACCAGCTCGCCCTGCATGGGAAGAGTAAGATCTGTTATGTCATTGGAGGATCACTGGGATTGTCCGATAAAGTATTAGAGAGAGCGAATGAGAAGCTGTCGTTTTCTAAAATGACTTTTCCACATCAGTTGATGCGGTTGATATTGGTGGAGCAGGTTTATCGGGGGTTTAGGATTAATAGGGGGGAGCCTTATCATAAGTAG
- a CDS encoding CxxH/CxxC protein → MYYACDEHIELALDVVVDENEVFPVMEKLTQEQALSTTCSFCEKQAIYSVTK, encoded by the coding sequence ATGTATTACGCATGTGACGAGCATATTGAGCTCGCTTTAGACGTCGTTGTCGACGAAAATGAAGTCTTCCCGGTAATGGAAAAGCTTACACAAGAACAAGCCTTATCCACAACCTGCAGCTTCTGTGAAAAACAAGCGATTTACTCTGTGACAAAATAA
- a CDS encoding S1C family serine protease has protein sequence MGYYDSQDPNNKSTQQGSYSNYPRHTEPQERQRKPKGRKRTAGLSAFGGAVLGGLIVVFTTPALSNIGWLPYEIESNSPPTEEVGGTQIDNNTGTSQAINLNVSSGVTDAVEKVSDAVVGVTNMQQSDIFSAQEAAEGTGSGVIYKKEGDKAYVVTNNHVVEGANDLTVTLTDGTDVPATLLGADLITDLAVLEIDAEHVDTVATFGNSENLRAGEPTIAIGNPLGQSFASSVTQGIISATERSIPVDLDGDGQPDWNAEVLQTDAAINPGNSGGALININGEVIGINSMKIAQSAVEGIGFSIPTAVAEPIINDLETFGEVKRPQLGVGIRSLADIPVQHRTGTLNLPEDVEEGVVVTSVAPNSSASQAGLQEYDVIVQIDGEDISEGADLRRFLYTDKAVGDTVTVTLYRDGQQQDIDVQLQEPQSF, from the coding sequence ATGGGCTATTATGATTCTCAAGACCCAAATAACAAATCAACACAGCAAGGAAGCTATTCTAATTATCCTAGACATACAGAGCCGCAAGAAAGACAGCGCAAGCCTAAGGGCAGAAAGCGTACAGCCGGGTTATCCGCTTTTGGAGGAGCCGTTCTTGGTGGACTGATTGTTGTATTCACAACACCTGCCCTATCCAACATTGGTTGGTTACCATATGAGATTGAGTCGAACTCCCCACCAACCGAAGAGGTAGGCGGTACACAAATCGATAACAACACAGGCACCTCACAAGCGATTAATCTTAATGTGAGCTCCGGTGTAACCGACGCTGTTGAAAAAGTATCAGATGCAGTCGTAGGCGTCACCAACATGCAGCAGTCGGACATCTTCTCTGCACAAGAAGCAGCTGAAGGAACTGGTTCTGGTGTCATCTACAAAAAAGAAGGCGACAAAGCGTATGTTGTGACGAACAATCACGTAGTAGAAGGCGCCAATGATTTAACCGTTACCTTAACAGACGGCACCGATGTTCCAGCAACCCTACTTGGTGCGGATCTTATCACCGACCTTGCAGTGCTTGAAATTGATGCTGAACATGTTGATACCGTCGCAACATTTGGTAACTCTGAAAACCTTCGTGCAGGTGAACCAACCATTGCAATTGGTAACCCGCTTGGTCAAAGCTTTGCAAGCTCTGTCACACAAGGTATCATCAGTGCAACGGAGCGTAGTATCCCAGTTGACCTTGATGGTGACGGACAGCCAGACTGGAATGCAGAGGTTCTGCAAACCGATGCAGCCATTAACCCAGGTAACAGCGGTGGCGCGCTGATTAATATAAATGGTGAAGTAATAGGAATCAACTCAATGAAAATTGCCCAAAGCGCCGTTGAAGGAATTGGTTTCTCAATCCCAACAGCTGTAGCTGAACCAATCATTAATGATCTAGAAACCTTCGGCGAAGTCAAACGCCCTCAACTAGGTGTAGGCATTCGTTCACTAGCCGATATCCCAGTTCAGCACCGCACAGGCACCTTGAATCTGCCTGAAGATGTCGAAGAAGGTGTGGTTGTAACAAGTGTTGCACCAAACTCCTCAGCCTCTCAAGCAGGCTTACAGGAATATGATGTCATCGTACAAATCGACGGCGAAGACATTTCAGAAGGCGCAGACCTACGTCGTTTCTTATATACAGACAAAGCAGTCGGTGACACCGTAACCGTTACACTATATCGTGATGGTCAACAGCAAGACATCGACGTCCAATTACAAGAACCTCAAAGCTTCTAA